From Brassica rapa cultivar Chiifu-401-42 chromosome A06, CAAS_Brap_v3.01, whole genome shotgun sequence:
CATAGCTGTTTCTTCTCCTCCTACACTATTCGAGCTGTCTTCTTTCGCCTTCGGATCGTCTCGATTCAACACTATTTGGGTTTTGATTCTCAATTGAAGATTCACGATTGAGTAGGGTTTTCAGAATTTCAAGAAAAACGCGAACGGTCGACACATGGAGAAATAAGTTAGAGACAGTGAAACCctgtctttatttttatttttacaagttcatttattactttatttttaaacCTCAATTTTCAACCGATAAGGGAAAGAAATGGGAAACATATTCGAGAATTCAATTTCTTGAAGTGGTATTCAATTTTGTTGGGTCGGTATTGGATTCGGGTTTGAATAATCTTAGGTAGAAttgtaattatttaagtttttcTTAGTTTCAGTTTTGTTGTCTTTTACtaaatttttctatttaaataaagatttaataaatcattaagTGGGGCTTATTGGATTAGGGATTTCATCAAATTTTAGGATTTTCCCAAATCTTCTCTTATTGGATtaggtatttataaaaagttctaCAAATCCTCCCTTATTGAATGTAGCATTTATAAAAACCCTACCAAATCACCTCTTATTGTAAAATATGGATTTCATCAATGAGATTTatcagaaattattttagaTTATTGAAAACTATGATTTACTCTTCAAATCCAATAAAAAGAATACCATCTAAAGAGATGgaatttaagaaaaaacaattatttcatatttgggACAAGAGAACGGATCAGAGAGAAGCACTACGGCTCCAACATCATCCTCAAGTCACAGCTCTAGAACAGCTTCCTCTTCTCCATCCCTGGTATCCTCGCTCCCATCTCCGGCGTCACTATCCGCGATCTCGATCGACTCTCCACCAAAACCCCGTCCTCTACGTCACCTTCCCTCCAGGGTCGAATAAACCTTTTTGGAACGATCTTGTATCCGAAGAACAGATACTTGTCTCTGCAATTCTCTAGGTGGCAAAAACGTCTTATGCGATAACTATTTTGATAACATGAAAATCATGGTGGATTGGGACTAAAGAGGAAAACCCTGAAGAAGCCCGTCTTGATTTCCCTGAAGAATTGTCTCAGGCAGAGCAGACTGAGTTTGATTTCCGAGGTGGTGCAGGAGCAGTAGCAACAGCAGCTTCGGTTAAGACGGTTGCGATTCCTGAAACTGGTAGCTAACCAACGGAGACAGAGACAGACTCACCTGAAGTTGAAATGGAGGAGCTTTTGTCTGATGATGGAGAGTATATGGCTGATAAGATTCAAGTTACACCAGTTCAACTAACTCAGGTTCAACAGTCTCAGAGAATTTCTGGCAAGAAGTTCAACTTTGCAGATACTTTTCCAAAAAACTCTTCAGGTCAAAGTGAACTAGTTAAGACAATACATCTGATGAAGAAGATGGAAACCTGTGTTGGAATCTGATTTTTCAATAAAAGGTCGTGAGGAACCTCAAGCTGATATTACTATTACATCAGCAGGCAAGTTGCTTAATGAACTTCCAgctaaaaaggaaaaaacaatCATCAAAGACGGTAGCTCGTTCAAGCTACTGTAGCCAATATATTCAAGAAAGCAGAGCAGAAAACAGCTGGTCCTTCAAAGAAGAAATCATCATCGAAGGCCTAAGTTTTGTACTTTCGAGAAGAAATAGAGGTATGTTGTTTCTTGTGCTGTGAGAATGAACAAATCAAAGTGCGATTCTTACACTGAAATCTGAGTTCAGTAGAGGAACAGTTGATTATATATATGGTTTGGATCTGTCTAACGATGGATTAAGTGGTGTTATCCCATCAGAATTGGAGTACTCTCAAAACTACGAAGCCATGAATCTATCTCACAATTTCTTGTCGAGCTCTATACCGGATATCTTCTCAAAGCTGCTGGACATtgagaccttgatctttcttaTAACATGTTACATAGAAACATACCTCTTCAGCTAACAAACCTTACTTCTCTTGCGGTATTCAAGTCTCATGAACAATATATCAGGTATCATTCTCCAAAGAAGACAATTTAGCACCTTCAACGAGAAAAAAACTACATAGGCAATCCTCTTATTGGCGGATTACCGACAGAGAGAAGATGTGAAGGAGCACATAGGGAGCACATAACAGAGGAGAAATAGAAGAGTTGGACTTTTGTTTGAACTCTGCAACCTATCAAAaaacgttttaattttttttcaccGTACGCGCAATCGTTACAAGACTATATTTCTTTATAATGTATAGTAATATCATttgataatatatgttttaatataaacCTAACAATCAGATTACGATTTTGTAGTTTAGTGGTTTaagtttttgttaaaaaaatattaaaaagatttTACCATATCCTACCAAATTCTCTTTTTAAATCTCCATCAAAATCATTGAATTCAACAAAACCCTCCATCATAATCCTTGAATTCAACAAAACCCTCTAAATCTTAAAATCTTGAAAACTTTCTCAAATCCCTAATTCAATAAGGCCCCCTAAGAGTACGCGAGAATTTTTTTTCCTACCAGGAATACTGGAGCAAttgattctaaaaatcatcCATTCTAAGACTGTTACAAGAAGACAACTTGTGTTTATCTAGTCAACACTTTTGacgcaaacaaaaaaaaaatctagtcaACACTCGTGTTGCCACACTCGTCCAGACACGAGAAAAAAGAATCATGTGTTTGATTTGATTATTCAAACCCACTCTGaagttaataaatattttccTTATCCAAGTGGGAGAAGTGGGATTTGCGACACGATTTACATACGCAATGCAACATAATGGAGTTTGAACTCTTTCAAGCGTCCATGAAGTTGAGTCGTGACTATTTGCAGTCTGTCCAATTAAACTATGTGGTTACCCCGATTTCGCGGATATAcgtattttatgaaaattaaatcatatttataattttataattttgaataataatcatactattaaaaaactattttattttaaatagttttaaaatcaaaagttttggtattatataattttaaaagactATTGAGATATATTGTttaattctataaattttattataagtttCCAAAAAGTCTTTTATGACATactttttgattaataaaaaaaacagagattaataaacaaaaattattttataacactTTCTATTTTCGCATTATTTTGTCtacaactttatttttttaagaagtaaaatagttacaaataattaattaacagtTATAGTAATACGTAAAACATTTCagcaaacatataaaaaatttagtacgcaaaagtataatattaaaaagaatacaaCCAAGAATATAACATACAAGTTTTATTATTCTTCActgatgttttatatatgtatcCTTTCTTTTTTCCTATTACAAATAAGCAtgtcaattttattataatcaaaacTATATCAATAGAGTCTTAACTCTAGTCatgtattaatatattgttctcatttttttaatttaattataataaaccttttcattgattaatattattttaaagaatttaccatataattttattataatcacggctatatgaattatattaatAGAGTATATTGACTTTAGTCTCATATTAGTATAACTAGagtttttaaccgcgctacgcgcggataagatattatatgtatttttcaattctaaaataataatgtataatattgtattacattatttaaagaatataaaataagactacataacataaaaatatttttttaattttctttgtgaaaattattatgttgtttgattgttgtacttgattcgcatatttgcatagatatatgtgatagatgaataactatatttttattatcagtaaataatatatatttattatataatataagaaaaataaaattatttactttttaaacaaccttgtctcatgttggggactcggttatagacatatcatattcgaagaaaacattttacagttatcaatcttcttaaaagttaagaaacaaatctgaatatcaaaacaatatctcatacgatctctttgtggaataactactctaaagtaattgaatttaggcatcaaaaaggactggaaatggatgtgcagatgtgttatctaagtcagctttacaaagtactattcatagttcatatatcatttatgtccatcctattttttttgtctatcctttcttaaacatcttgaaataattgatgctaattaataataaaattttggctggcaaaaaaaatcaaatttgtctaattatcgctaaaatattttattaatatcgtCTAAAaagctttcaagtgatatcatagtttaatttttgttagtttttttgttaatttttagagttttttgtatttaagattttttccatattaagcttctatttctttcactgaattgatatatatatatgtcataaaaattaccatcaaatcatttttacttatttattattttgtttttaatgaaaatacaccgttaaataatttaatttaaaataaaattatatattaatttgttgtattctaacaatttgattgatttaattaatttgctttggtggataacttatgaatcggggaaaccaatcttatgttgttatattatatttatttgtgtatatagaatctatatataatgctagtgtaataaagaaagaacattattttttgtaacttcaaaaaggtacattattacaatttgaaattaatcaaaattgaataaaatggtaattagatatttgtaaatctaattgttttttatcttgttcagttggattctcatgaaaagaaatcgataggttaaacaaatgtttcaaaatttgttgtgttattgttttgtctataaattataaaatttattgttgatatatttaattattgcacccttaaataatattttattaagacattagagaactatgttttgagttgttttgtcaaaattgtacaaaaatctatgttttttcatatttgtcacgaaaatttatatgttaaacttagttttacaaaattcttaactttgtcacgaaaacaaaaatctatgctttttcatattcttcaatgttctcacactttcaaaaaatatattagcttagtcacttacttatttttttttacaaaacaaagtatcggagtcttgaaagttgaattcatattattgtaattgtacataagagtttgtgattacatacttagtgattcttgtatatgtgttcaagaaagtttcaatggcttagtggtaactgtcctatattaatttcataataacccgggttcgattctttccttcgcattgtttttcattttttacgaaaaaataaatgagatgacgtggtaATTTCGggctctctgattggttgatttttttatcatacgtggacaccctctccatggcttatatttgccttttagtatagtatagatttttcaTCATCCATTtctttcgaattttttatttgctTTAAGAGATTTAGTTTCATATTCAGTTACGATAACATGCGAGAAGACTGATTCAAACATCATCACTCATTTCCCTTCTTTCACCAAGCTCTAAGAAAAAATTGAAGTTCAGATATGCTTACTCTTTTCTAATCAATCATGTAAATACCTTTTGAGTTCAGTTATGAAATTGACTTTGCTAATTATGTCGACAATGTGAGTACATCCTAACATTAATCAGCTCACCCGATTGCAGAACTCGGTTCAACCTGTTCACCTAACGATTGTAGATGAAACGGTAAAGACTAATGGAAAGTGGACAAAAATGTTGATCAAAAGCAAAAAGAAGAAGTTTCAAACATACCAGCCATGAGAAAAAGATCAACTGCTGCaatacgagagagagagagagagaggcaacGAAAGAAACAGAATATGGATTTAGCAATAAAAGAAACGGAAAATGGAGAGGATAATaacaaacacaaaataatattataaaatatttgaaatctgttagttgacaaaaaagaagaagataaactctgtagaaatttaaaactatcTTCATTCTTCagttaaaaaatctaataatcTACAAAACTCTTTTAACGTTacgttttaaaataattaaatcagcAGGActctttttaaattgaaaatactgtttagtttttttaaaaaaaatattgatgtaGTCgacatatgaaaaaaaaatagggCCATTAACTAAAATGGGCTGAATCCAAAACCCAAGGCACAACACATAAATTCCGGTCTTGTCTTTTTGTTTGCTGACACGATACACCTCGTGTTTGCACTTACCACTTACCCGGCAGCTATACTTGCCAAGTCACTTCATTGGCTATCAGCCACCACCAGGAGGGACCCACCAATCCTGGTTCGTGTATTTATTTACGTCGAAAACACGCAAACACATAggaaaaaaagttttttatttatatagtaaAAGAAAGTACAAAAAGGTACAAAAAAGctagaagaaaaaacaaagaaatggGCGATTTTGGATCCGATGGATCGTCAAGCATGAGCATTGTAATGTATCCGTGGTTAGCATTTGGTCACATGACTGCTTTTCTTCACCTCTCCAACAAGCTTGCAGAAAAAGGGCACGAGATCGTTTTCTTGCTCCCCAAGAAAGCTCTAGACCAGGTCAAACCTCTTAACCTCTACCCAAATCTCATCACTTTCCACACCATCTCAATTCCTCATGTCAAAGGGCTCCCTCCCGGTGCTGAGACCAACTCCGACATACCATTTTTCTTGACCCATTTGCTTGCGGTTGCAATGAACCAAACCCGGCCCGAGGTAGAGACAATTCTGCGTACAAACAAACCGGATTTGGTTTTCTACGATTCCGCTGATTGGATACCTGAAATCGCTAGACCGGTCGGTGCTAAAACGGTTTGCTACAATACCGTCAGCGCTGCGTCAATAGCCCTAACTCTTGTCCCTGCTGCGGAGCGAGAGATCATTGATGGGAAGGAAATGTCAGCGGAGGAGTTAGCTAAACCGCCTCTAGGTTACCCGTCTTCAAAAGTCGTCTTGCTTGCGCGCGAAGCAAAAACCCTAAGCTTCGTCTGGAGGAGACACGAGGGCGTTGGTTCTTTCTTCGATGGGAAAGTTACTGCGATGAGAAACTGCGATGCGATCGCTATAAGAACTTGCCGTGAGACGGAAGGCAAATTCTGCGATTACATCGAGAGCCAATACAACAGACCGGTTTATCTAACCGGACCGGTACTCCCCGTAGACGAACCTAATAAGACTTCCTTAGAGCCTCGATGGGCTGATTGGTTAGCCAAATTCAAGCCTGGTTCTGTTGTGTTCTGCGCTTTCGGTAGCCAACCCGTTGTAGAAAAGATAGATCAATTTCAAGAACTCTGTTTAGGGCTTGAAGCAACCGGTTTACCGTTTCTGGTCGCGATAAAGCCGCCTTCAGGTGTGTCAACGGTGGAGGAAGCGTTACCTGAAGGGTTCCAAGAGAGGGTTCGTGGACGTGGCGTTGTGTACGGAGGTTGGGTTCAGCAACCGATGATATTGGACCATCCTTCAGTGGGGTGTTTCGTTAGCCATTGTGGGTTTGGTTCGATGTGGGAGTCTTTGATGAGTGATTGCCAGATGGTTTTGGTGCCGCAGCACGGTGAACAGATATTGAACGCGAGGCTGATGGCAGAGGAGATGGAGGTGGCGGTGGAGGTTGAGAGGGAAGAGAATGGGTGGTTTTCACGGCGGAGTTTGGAGGATGCCGTGAAGAGTGTGATGGGTGAAGGTAGTGAGGTTGGTGAGAAAGTGAGGAAGAATCATGACAAATGGAGATGTGTTTTGAGCGACTCTGGGTTTGCTGATGGTTATATCAGCAAGTTTGAACAGAACTTAACTGATCTTGTGAAGTCATGAATGATCATTTTTATTCTTTCCACTTGGCTTGGTTTAATTTGGTTATGTTCGTGTATTAGCCATGGTTTAAGATATATTTGTAAAacatgttttatttctttcgcAATTCTCATAAAATTAGCTGATTAGGGAATTACTTCCTGAAGCTGATAAATCTATATTGTATTCCTTTTATGGAAACTAGAGTTTAtctccgcgcttcgcgcggattataTATTTTGACGTTTTAATATTATACTCCCTCACTATCAAAAAGATAGatattttagagaatttttttcttgacaaagatagatattttatgttttctatgaaaaaattataaatttcaagaaaattaattgattttattgaattactattggttaaaaaatattaaaaattgaaattgcAGAAAGCGATACATTTAGTATAGTGActtaatgtgtttttttaatatgtgcgAAAACGCTAGAAAGTCTATCTTTGtgaaatggaaagagtattTGTTTTgccaaataatttaaaactgaccttttgaatacaatatataatttgatataatttacatgtgacagatataattttaaatgtaaacctattgtttagaaaaaaaactacattgttttaccatttttaattgtttggccattttcaaaaatattaatattttttttacaatttaaatGAATTTAAGATATGATTTTACTGATATATGTATATTTGTCTTACATCTATATATTATTGTTCTAATAAATTTGATGTTGGTCTTATGTGctcttttgttttttagatTTGTTGTGAGTGGTTTGATTTGATCCATGTTGTTCATAGTGTTTGAAGCGAGTAACAACtttcataaattatttataatattaatatgaatgtaaattttttttatcttcacATTTTTATCTGTTTTGGGTTAATGCTagttatgaaatttttttttccgatTTTGGATGCTTTATATTTGTCTTAAATTTTTcgtttcatctatactattatttgcgaaataaatttttggaatcgagctctcaagTTAAAAGTTATAGTGGTTAAAATAGtttttacccttaatgaataaataaaatatataaataaattaaaaaataaaaacaaaatttcaatttatttgattagataattgattaaaattaataatagtaagaattatccaaaatctgaaaatataattttaaaaggagataatttttgtatatgttgtattgttatctgaaaaagttttttagtgaaaagttaaaaacataattatataactatatattaatcaaataaaattcttaattatctagttaaaaatagaatattgaattttccaaaatctaaaaatataaaaaaaaagaagattatttatatatagatatatatattgtattgttatctgaaaaaatattttagtaaaaagttaaaaaaacataaattatataattaaaaatagaatattaagttattttaagatttattttagtataatgaatatagtgtacaaagaactttttaaaaatttatgaatagtTTAAACCCGCATCGCGGGCAAACACCTAGTTAACCCATATAGAGACTTATAAAAATCAACCAGAGATGATCTTTATATTAAACTATTTcttctatttattttcttaaaaatcaaaatttatgattaAATACAAATTGAATACTACGTAATAGGTGtgttgtaagtttttttttttaaactgctgGTGTGTTGTAAGTTGGTAGATACAGAAGTTGATTATAAACATAGATGTATTTTGGATAGTGCAGACAATCCGACAATAGAATATGGTTTGGCAAATAAGACAATAAGAACTGAACAAAAGTaaggactctctctctctctcctgcaAAGTGCAAACACAGTATACACAGCTCTTATGTTGGGCTACTATATGAGTAAAATGTGAATTGTATTGACAGAGGAAAATGCGGTTAACTTACTTGAATCCAGGTAGAAAGCTAAGGATACATGAAAACTGAATAAGTATACATAGACAATAGAGAGAACTGCAGTGATAAGCAGTTCCACTATGTGAAATAAACCTAGATACAGACTGATAAAGATTAAATTCCATGTACAAAAATGAACTACTGCTCAAGGATCTGCTGGCGAATTGAATATGTATTTGCCAGTTTATCAAATATACAATATTGTCTGCATATTCCATCACCATTCACACAGCAACACCACTGAGAAACAAACATGAGTCAACTATGTTTTATGGGTCACACAGAAACATATGGCCCAAAGAATAATACCTGCAGACTCACTTTTCTCTATTGTTTATACCTGAAACACGATTGAATCTGAATGATCGTACATCGCGGCAGCTGCAACTTCATCATGTGTGACCTTTCTATGTCAATCCTTGTGTTGTGTGCATTAAAAACGTCACAACTTTAGAATCTTAGTatcagaaataaaagaaaatggagaatgtataatatttatatatacctGTAAAGAAGCAGCCAGCCTTTACCAAATTTGACATCCACATCGTCATTCTCTTTCTTGAGATATTGTTATCAGACCATCAAATCAACCCTAAAAAGTAAATTTGAAGAGTTAGTTTTGGCACACAAATCTACCGTGACCATCAACCCCAAGTTTCTTTTAAAGCAGTTTTGAAGTCATTACCTTTTCCATTAGTCCATAGGAAACCTTGTCTGGTTCAACAACTTCACCTTGGTCAATATTTTTTTAGCTACTTTGTATGCCTGCATTGCAGTTTTTTAACCATCAACATCTTCTCTCGACCATTGTGTTATAAAATTCCATCTAAAGAAACATAATAACAATGACTTCCAATCTAAGACACATTATACTAATTAAGCATACCTCTCTCTCATGAACGTTGAATTGATGCTGAATTTGATTTTACCAATAAAATGTCTTCACTCGTCAATCCAAATATGTTATTTTTCTTCATGTGCCCTGCAATATCTTCTACGCTACTTTCATCTCCCTCTACCCATTTTATGCAAAAAAAATCCCAAACCTTGGGAGACTCAGGAGAAGGAAAAACAAAGTCACTCTCACTTTAGCCGCGTACAAATGCATTAGCTGAAATTTAACATCTGCAGTACCTGAAACATTTTCTGAGggagttttttttatattgtgagCCACTTAAAATATACTCCTCCCTGAAGAAGTAGGAAGCCAATCcataagaaaaataatgtagaaaaatattttcagaCAGGAAAATAAGTCAATATGATTGATAGAATGCACGTTCAAGCATAGAAAGCCATGAAACATAACACAACATATACAAAGTAAATCAAAGCTGGAATAATTCAATTTTGCAGTAAGATAATTAGACCATCAAAGTGTGATCGTAGATTCAGGGACCTAGAAGATAAAAGTGGAAAGTGCCATTCAATCTTTCCTGTCAAAGGGGGACAAAGTGACACCAAACAGTTTCACAGGAATACATATCACTATATATATTAGCCATCTATTCACAATCACTTAATCTTTGTAATTCTATTGTTTCACTTGTAGTTAAACGaataagatatttatttttttaaaaaaaagcttACTTAGAACATGTAAGGTAGTGCAAAATTCTAGATTGAGGATTAAAACAAAGCAACACCAAATTAGAGGTGTATCTTTTGGTGTTGAGTCTATCTGATAAGCTCACAGAGAATTTGTGAATCGTCCGTAAGTGGATAAAGAAACCAGGAGTATGAGACAAACTAAAACTCAAGAGAGGGAGAGATAAAGCTTACTTTCAAAGTACATAACGTGAGTCCAACAGGCATCTATTAGGCGAGTGGCAGCCCCTTGATACCTTAAGCTTCCTCCAAAATTATCCTCTTCCAATTCCACACTATAGATTGTGGTCATCTCCAtcgtttaaaatattattgctCAGAGGTACAATCACGCTCACACCACACCAATTAATCAGAGGGATTGAATCGTTACGACAGTGGAACAAATCTTAACAAACAGAAATCTAGCACTTTAGGAAGTCGATTTCATATCGTATGGGTAAGTGGAATTGAGTCGTAAAAAAATGAATATGAGGAAGTCAATCTCATACCTGCTCATCGATCAGAAGGAGCTCTACGGTGATTAGTGGTTTCAGTTGATCTTACTGCTAGGTTTCGATTTTGATAGGATTTAGGTTTAGACGAAGCCATTTATATAGGAGGAGGATGAACGTAAGGTGGAACGAAACCAGCCAGAAGGTATAAAAAgaacattgatttttttttttggacaaaaaaaGAACATTGATTAAGAGGGGGTTACAGAGATAGAAGATATAGTGGATTAGTCGATCACAGAGAATTGAGAAGTTGAATTGTAATTGTCGGGCTCCACATGGCCATGTTAATTTTGTTGGAAACCACATAGAGGCCCAGTTTCTGTAGACAATGCTGTTCTGACGTGTCGAAGCAAATAAATCTTATTGGCCTGAATAAAAAATCCTACATGGCACGCTCGTTGCTCTCCTTATTCGGCTTTTAGTAGTGTTAGATGTTccaatttttcaattttatattataataaatattttcatttattaatattattttaaccgacttactatatatttttatgttttttaatatacaaatattttaatcatttctgAAAGTAATAACCCAACTATACAATCAACATTTGTCACTAAAAAATGAATGAATGTtcttaaaattgtatatttgactgttttgcattcattggacacattttagaagaagaaaaaaaaaatatatatatatagt
This genomic window contains:
- the LOC103848101 gene encoding anthocyanidin 3-O-glucoside 2'''-O-xylosyltransferase — its product is MGDFGSDGSSSMSIVMYPWLAFGHMTAFLHLSNKLAEKGHEIVFLLPKKALDQVKPLNLYPNLITFHTISIPHVKGLPPGAETNSDIPFFLTHLLAVAMNQTRPEVETILRTNKPDLVFYDSADWIPEIARPVGAKTVCYNTVSAASIALTLVPAAEREIIDGKEMSAEELAKPPLGYPSSKVVLLAREAKTLSFVWRRHEGVGSFFDGKVTAMRNCDAIAIRTCRETEGKFCDYIESQYNRPVYLTGPVLPVDEPNKTSLEPRWADWLAKFKPGSVVFCAFGSQPVVEKIDQFQELCLGLEATGLPFLVAIKPPSGVSTVEEALPEGFQERVRGRGVVYGGWVQQPMILDHPSVGCFVSHCGFGSMWESLMSDCQMVLVPQHGEQILNARLMAEEMEVAVEVEREENGWFSRRSLEDAVKSVMGEGSEVGEKVRKNHDKWRCVLSDSGFADGYISKFEQNLTDLVKS